From the Peromyscus leucopus breed LL Stock chromosome 8b, UCI_PerLeu_2.1, whole genome shotgun sequence genome, one window contains:
- the LOC114689871 gene encoding reactive oxygen species modulator 1-like: protein MPNASNSTLPDIITVQILALAATKLCKYFLAAFGGYVLIPSERGSERDAVTVGPYGQSQPSCFDRVKMGFVMGCAVGMAAWALFGTFSCLRIGMRGRELMGGIGKTMMQSGGTFGTFMAIGMGIRC, encoded by the exons ATGCCTAATGCATCGAATTCAACACTGCCTGATATCATTACTGTGCAGATTCTTGCCCTAGCTGCAACTaaactttgcaaatattttcttgctGCATTTGGGGGCTATGTTTTGATa cccagcGAACGTGGCAGCGAACGAGATGCCGTGACCGTGGGTCCCTACGGGCAGTCCCAGCCCAGCTGCTTCGACCGTGTCAAGATGGGCTTTGTCATGGGGTGCGCCGTGGGCATGGCGGCCTGGGCGCTGTTCGGCACCTTCTCCTGTCTCAGGATCGGAATGCGAGGTCGAGAGCTGATGGGTGGCATTGGGAAAACCATGATGCAGAGTGGCGGCACCTTTGGTACATTCATGGCCATTGGAATGGGCATAAGATGCTAA